Below is a window of Glandiceps talaboti chromosome 15, keGlaTala1.1, whole genome shotgun sequence DNA.
TGTGTCTTGGACACTGCTAAATAATGGTGTGTCTTGGACACTGCTAAATAACGGTGCATCTTGGACACTGCTAAATAACGGTGCATCTTGGACACTGCTAAATAACGGTGGTGTCTTGGACACTGCTAAATAACGGTGGTGTCTTGGACACTGCTAAATAACGATGTGTCTTGGACACTGCTAAATAACGGTGGTGTCTTGGACACTGCTAAATAACGATGTGTCTTGGACACTGCTAAATAACGGTGCATCTTGGACACTGCTAAATAATGGTGTGTCTTGGACACTGCTAAATAACGGTGCATCTTGGACACTGCTAAATAACGGTGCATCTTGGACACTGCTAAATAACGGTGGTGTCTTGGACACTGCTAAATAACGGTGTGTCTTGGACACTGCTAAATAACGGTGCATCTTGGACACTGCTAAATAATGGTGTGTCTTGGACACTGCTAAATAACGGTGTGTCTTGGACACTGCTAAATAACGATGTGTCTTGGACACTGCTAAATAACGATGTGTCTTGGACACTGCTAAATAATGGTGTGTCTTGGACACTGCTAAATAACGGCTATATAGATTTTGTTGTGGTTAAAATGCAAGGAttagaaaaataatttcatttgtcAAACTCTGTGGGTGGTCGATTTAAAGAACAGCCAAATTGacagaattattacaggattaTCAACTGCTATCCATTACATGTGCCTTTATTTGTATTGTAGAATGACTTGGCATATTTTACCTATTGTACTTCAGTATTGACAGTGTTGATAGCAGTGTGATCCATACATGAATTATTACCTGGACAGGGctaaaaattaacttttttagttggtagtcactttgactaccactttttaaaactggtagtcaaCAGGGAAGTTTTGgtagtcattattttttcagcatttaataatttatgcataaacaaaacattaagtaataaacatctttttttcatgaaatttgaaacCTCAAACTGACACAAATTTTGGCATAACAGGTACATAATAAAgatacacatattttacattcattcagtcacacacacatgtatacagtacatgtacacacacaccccccccccccccccccccccatccatccacccacaaacacacacaccaaacagtTACTGGcttcaaacatatatatatatatatacaggacGTGACTGAGAGATTGTGtgatttttgtgtgatttttgttaacacaactgaactgttGTTGATGTCAGGGGGTTGAAACTTTGGGTCGGCCAgataatgaaaaacagaaaaaaaagagtcGGGTGACCCTAACGAATTGAAGTACGTCAGACAACAATTTAGCATTTCATGATCATCagatttgttaaattttacagttgaaGAAAGATCAATACTGGCAATCATGAGTAAAAATACCCAATACCATACTGAACTTCAGGCTCCTTTACTTAGTTGAAGTTTTTGCTACactgtgaacattttattgttacatattcaaCAATGCGAATCTCGTTGTTGTATTCAGAATTTAAACCATATTCAATGGAAATGCGATACTAACAATAAATTACTGTATGATACAAAGTTGAAACAATATGAACTCGTAGTTTATATACTTCCAGGTAGTTTGTATTCTACAAATACTGTGTTGTAAATTAGAACAATGCTCATAAATAGATAATTGTAGGGCAACTGTTCTTCTTTCGACATATGGCACACTTCCTACTTTATTGGCCATGGAGAATATCATTGAAATTTTATGATAGTCAACGCCATAATCGTACAAACAGAGGCTACAGACGTGACACTGACAGAAGTTCTATCTATCAACACTTCATTTCCATTCTTATTGAAAATGAATGCGAATGAGTTCACAAATGATGATAGACGCAGTGTCGCTGTTCACTTCCTTCATTGACGGTattgaatagaatctcttgaAACACCAAAACAAAGGGGTGATGAAAGCAAATAAGTGACACCTTGATACCAAAGGAAAAGCTGCGTTGCTAGTCTGTTCTTCCGGTGGTCTgaggttatacatgtatcagcTGGAATCTGTGTTGTCAAGGTCCTGTTTCTTATGGAGATTCCCTATGTCTGTTACCAGCTAGGTTTCCCTATATTGTATGTCTGTTACCAGGATTCCCTATGTCTGTTACTAGCTAGGTTTCCCTATATTGTATGTCTGTTACCAAGATTCCCTATGTCTGTTACCAGCTAGGTTTCTATACCTTGTATGTCTGTTACCAAGATTCCCTATGTCTGTTACCAGTGAGGTTTCCCTATGTTGTATGTCTGTTATCACTATGTCTGTTACCAGCTAGGTTTCCCTATATTGTGTGTCTGTTACCAAGATTCCCTATGTCTGTTACCAGCTAGGTTCCCCAATATTGTATGTCTGTTACCAATATTCCCTATGTCTGTTACCAGCTAGGTTTCCCTATATTGTATGTCTGTTACCAAGATTCCCTATGTCTGTTACCAGCTAGGTTTCCCTATATTGTATGTCTGTTACCAAGATTCCCTATGTCTGTTGCCAGCTAGGTTTCCCTATATTGTATGTCTGTTACCAAGATTCCCTATGTCTGTTACCAGCTAGGTTTCCCTATATTGTATGTCTGTTATCACTATGTCTGTTACCAGCTAGGTTTCCCTATATTGTATGTCTGTTACCAAGATTCCCTATGTCTGTTACCAGCTAGGTTTCCCTATACAATGCATTGTATGTCTGTTTACCAGGATTCCCTGGTCTGTCTCCATGGTCCTCAAAGTCAAACCCTAAATAAGTACTGGTGACCTAGTTTGTTGACCTTTTAACTTACAATGTATTAAGTATGTTGACCTCATTTTATGACATGTACCCACCCATAATGTTCTTTTTGTAACCCAtgacttacatacatgtactagtgaAATATCAATACCAAACTTAACCTACAAATACTACAATATCTTGTGTGTATTTTAACATTGTCCATTTTGTTTGTTCTACAGCAATGGCAGGTGTAGTAGCAACATTTATGCATGATGGCGTCATGACACCGATAGATGGtaagaaataaatacattcatcaTTAGGTATTGATCTATTTAGTATTGAGGAGACATCCAGATTATTGATGTATTTCATTGTTCTCCCCACCCTGATTAGTACTGGTAGgcaccatggatctattattgaaatataaaatagatCCATGTTGGCACAAACCAGGTCTTCATGACATTAACAAAATGATTAATGTGATACCTGTCCCTTTTATATATGAAGTATACATTTGTTGATGTCTTATATTCACCTCTGTCGATATCTATTAATTAAGTGAATATTGATGTTAATCAACACTTTGTATAATATATGGTTGGGGAGAATCATTGGTGAGCAATGGTCATGTACCATGTTTGCAGTTGTGTCTGTACTTTTGcttgtcatacatgtaccatgtagaGAAAAGGAGAAAAGGAACAAGCCTTCAACTTGTAACTAATCATCACATTTTGTACTATGTAGATATCTCTTTGCTTTGTCTAGTCTTCAATCAGAATGTAAAGAGGATTGATTGCTTGGTTCATTCATGaatcaaatataatatttatttggtTAAGGAGAGTGACTATAAATTATTATCCTAAAATTACTATAAATTGCATTGAAAATGGAAGTAGAAttgtgtatttgcataacaaaacaataCCTTAGTAGTGCTAAATGTATTCTCTTCTTTTGGGGGACTTTTGGTTTTAACTGTTCTCACTTTTGGGGGACTCCTCGGTTTTAACTGTTCTCAGTTTTGGGGGACTCCTCGGTTTTAACTTTTCTCAGTTTTGACTTTCTGTTGAATATGTGTAGCTTAGTCAACCTCTTTGCATTGCCAGACTAATGctaatgtatttgtatgtaccCTAGAGGTGCTAacagtgtatttgtatgtaccCTAGAGGTGCTAACACtacagtgtatttgtgtgtatcccAGAGGTGCtaacagtgtatttgtgtgtaccccAGAGGTACtaacagtgtatttgtgtgtaccccAGAGGTACtaacagtgtatttgtgtgtaccctAGAGGTACTAacagtgtatttgtatgtaccCTAGAGGTGCTAACAGTGTATTTATATGTACCCTAGAGGTGCTAACACtacagtgtatttgtgtgtatcccAGAGGTGCtaacagtgtatttgtgtgtaccccAGAGGTACtaacagtgtatttgtgtgtaccccAGAGGTACtaacagtgtatttgtgtgtaccgTAGAGGTACtaacagtgtatttgtgtgtaccgTAGAGGTACtaacagtgtatttgtgtgtaccctAGAGGTACtaacagtgtatttgtgtgtaccccAGAGGTGCtaacagtgtatttgtgtgtaccctAGAGGTGCtaacagtgtatttgtgtgtaccccAGAGGTACTAACAGTGTATTTGTGTACCCTAGAGGTACtaacagtgtatttgtgtgtaccccAGAGGTACtaacagtgtatttgtgtgtaccctAGAGGTACtaacagtgtatttgtgtgtaccctAGAGGTACtaacagtgtatttgtgtgtaccctAGAGGTACtaacagtgtatttgtgtgtaccctAGAGGTACtaacagtgtatttgtgtgtaccccAGAAGTACtaacagtgtatttgtgtgtaccctAGAGGTACtaacagtgtatttgtgtgtaccccAGAGGTGCtaacagtgtatttgtgtgtaccccAGAGGTACtaacagtgtatttgtgtgtaccccAGAGGTACtaacagtgtatttgtgtgtaccgTAGAGGTACtaacagtgtatttgtgtgtaccgTAGAGGTACtaacagtgtatttgtgtgtaccctAGAGGTACtaacagtgtatttgtgtgtaccccAGAGGTGCtaacagtgtatttgtgtgtaccgTAGAGGTACtaacagtgtatttgtgtgtaccctAGAGGTACtaacagtgtatttgtgtgtaccccAGAGGTGCtaacagtgtatttgtgtgtaccctAGAGGTACtaacagtgtatttgtgtgtaccccAGAGGTACtaacagtgtatttgtgtgtaccctAGAGGTGCTAACAGTGTATTTGTGTACCCCAGAGGTACTAACAGTGTATTTGTGTACCCTAGAGGTACtaacagtgtatttgtgtgtaccccAGAGGTACtaacagtgtatttgtgtgtaccctAGAGGTGCtaacagtgtatttgtgtgtaccctAGAGGTACtaacagtgtatttgtgtgtaccctAGAGGTACtaacagtgtatttgtgtgtaccccAGAGGTACtaacagtgtatttgtgtgtaccccAGAGGTGCtaacagtgtatttgtgtgtaccctAGAGGTACtaacagtgtatttgtgtgtaccccAGAGGTGCtaacagtgtatttgtgtgtaccccAGAGGTACtaacagtgtatttgtgtgtaccccAGAGGTGCtaacagtgtatttgtgtgtaccctAGAGGTACtaacagtgtatttgtgtgtaccccAGAGGTGCtaacagtgtatttgtgtgtaccccAGAGGTGCtaacagtgtatttgtgtgtaccccAGAGGTGCtaacagtgtatttgtgtgtaccccAGAGGTACTAacattgtatttgtgtgtaccctAGAGGTACTaacaatgtatttgtgtgtaccctAGAGGTGCtaacagtgtatttgtgtgtaccctAGAGGTGCTAACAATGTATTTGAACAGAATTGTAACATGTTTACTAATCTATGTTGCATGTTGCTTTATACTCCTGATATTTCCGTTCGTTCAAGAGAtcaaatttgtgaaaatgttgtatattttgttcaatGGAATGGAAGTGACATGGGTGTGAAATCAAAATAGAATTTTAATGATAACTTGTTAAAGTACTAGTCTGGAGTGTCAGTTAGCCTAGTCCAAggatttcaacattttatagaAAGAATTTCAGTTTAATATGGATGATGAAGTCTCGTTATGTGTGAAGGTTTacaaaatttgccatttcatgCCGTATTGACAACATCTGTCAGAATTATAttggccattttgaattgaaaaaaCTTGATACAATTTTATTTACCATTTGTGGAATTTGCGCTATGACCATAAATTGTTTGGTGATGTTGTCCAAATTTGACATGTACcgatacaatacatgtacatgtatatgtataccaaCAAATGATAGATGGTCTATACTGCACAAATGTACCTGCTTCATATCCAAAATGGAAATGATAACACTGTAGAAAATTAGCATTGAGTGAATGCCAACAAATACAATTGTATACAGTTCTTGGCTATGGAATTTCTTCAAACTGAAATTGTTGCCTTTTTTTGTACTAACTattcttgttttctttcttttgcaTATTGTCCTTGATTGTTGGAATCTACTTACTATTGAATCTTGTGATTTGGAACTATCATCTCCAAAACAGTCATTAAACAAAGAATCCAAGTTTACAGCAGTCCTCACAAAGGTGTGATGGACTGTATCAGGACTATATACAGGACCGAAGGCATACGTGCCTTTTATAGAAGTTACACAACACAATTGACTATGAATATACCTTTTCAGAGTATACATTTTATGACTTATGAGTTCAGTCAAGAAAAACTGAACCCCAAAAGAGAATATTGCCCAATGACTCACATAATGTCTGGTGCCATTGCTGGTGCTGTAGCTGCTGCTATTACAACGCCGCTAGATGTGTGCAAGACATTATTGAATACTCAGGAACGATGCATTGTCTCCAGAGTTGAATCAGATACTATCTCTGGTATGATGAATGCATTCCGGACTGTCTACCAATGTTGTGGATTTACAGGGTACTTCCGTGGTGTCAGCGCAAGAATAATCTATCAGATGCCTTCAACTGCACTATCTTGGTCTGTCTATGAGTTCTTCAAGTTTTTCATCAACGAGCACAAATTATACTAAATGGAAGACAGATTGAAACGACATTGTACAAAGGTGTATAGGAGCTTTAGTAAGAGTTCTTTCAGATATCTACGCTATAGTAGAAACATGCAATGATCACTGAATATCtatgtatcatacacattttatgttcccaaTAGccatttagatagataagaaacagatTTTACACAGAACGCTCATCACAAATATGAACAACACCACACCCCTCCCGACAAacaggcactgtatgtgcacacatgTCTCAAGGGGAACAACCATGCAAGCAGACCTGCTAGTTTCAATTAAATCGAAGTATACACATGCTTGTGTCAAAATTCTGAGCCTGCACTGTGATGATATTTGATATCTTCTTTGTTCCAGTGATGTattgtgtgtgcctgtgtatcAGTTGGGGTCGGCTAGTAATTGTTTAcctttgtaatgagtggtctgtatCAAGTGTGTTTCTTACCTATCTAAATCCTTGGTGCGGAAcataaaatgtttcaaacacAGTCTCTTAGCAATCATTCCTTGTTCCTCCTGGAAGTGATAGCACTTGCATAACTTTACCATATATGAAATTCAACCAATAGGGACTATACATAAACAACCAATAAGAATGAGTTTTGTAGGTGTTTCACATTTTACTGTGTAGTTAGCTTCAAAAGCAATGAAATTCACTGCATGTCTATTTTTACATTGGTCATTTTTGTTAGCCATGTtagaatatacatatatacctttATGTTCTGGTTGACTATTAAAATAGGGGTTCCTTTTTTTGAAATGGGAAAGTTGAAATTGAGAGGTGGAGTTTCAGAAGTCTTGCAAGTCAAGCTGTTatggaaaaaaaagtatatcaatatcataaattattgaaaaatagAAAGATTTCTACACAATTTGTTTGATGTTTGACAAATTTAAAACCTGAATACAGTCATAAACTGTCAGTACAGGAAAATGAGACTCACATTATTATCAGGAGGAAATATACAAAATCTTAGTATCATTGACTCTATCTCAAGGCTTCTTCACTAATACACACAATCTTAGCATCATATCAGCAATCATTTTCttattttaatcatttaaaAAGAGAGTGTATGTTAGgaacataattgtaatttgtcacacacatttacaacaatgtaatgtatatatagcTTAATTTAACCTACGTTGAATCATCAAGGAAAATAGCTACAGTTACTTTTGAAATTAGTTGAAAGATTATGAGTTTTTTGCATTGGCAGCTGTGTGATATAGGTATTATTGCCCATGATATCTCACAGCATGACATGGTCGAGCGGATTatgtaaatagtttatttccGTATCACGCAGACTAACttcattgtgtatatttcacagTAGTTAATGGCCatatttttgctaaggtttgggaaccccggtaacagaaagggggaaagaggtaaaactggtagtgcttcgcatgcaatgtatcatagtttaggtggggaacctcggtaaaatgatgtgggaaccccggtagattttacctacttaccgcccttaaatattATTTCATGGGAGTTAATGGTCATATCACACAGCTGACatcattgtgtatatttcatggGAGCTAATGGCCATATCACACTGCTGacattatatatacaacatgGGAGTAAATGGCGacattatatatacaacatgGGAGTAAATGGCGacattatatatacaacatgGGAGTAAATGGCGacattatatatacaacatgGGAGTAAATGGCGacattatatatacaacatgGGAGTAAATGGCCATATCACACAGCTGacattatatatacaacatgGGAGTAAATGGCCATATCACACAGctgacaatatatatacaacatggGAGTAAATGGCCATATCACACAGCTGacattatatatacaacatgGGAGTAAATGGCCATATCACACAGCTGacattatatatacaacatgGGAGTAAATGGCCATATCACACAGCTGACATTCTGTGTATGGCATGGGAGACTCACGTCAGTACTAAACTACTGGTCTGTGACAGCTAGATCAAAAGATTTAGGCCATGccttgaacttgtgattagaagtccaaacagaggtcattattcaaattattgttaAGAAGCTTGATGAGGCTaaaaaacacaacatatcttacagtcaaaCAGCCAGATATTCTTGTATGTATTATTTAGTAGTTTATGCATTTTTGTGTATACGATATGGGAGTTGTCACTTGTCATGAAAGAGAACACCCGCAGGTTAAAAAAGAAGATACATATCGTAGTAAAATGTCATTATCACAGACATACAtcagtatgtatacatgtatgatataggaCACAGCAGGACATCATTGTGTACATGATGTAGGAGTTAATGTCCACATTACACAGTATGACATCAAAGGAGTTAATACCCATATTACACAGCATGACATCATTGTGTACATGATGTAGGAGTTAATGTCCACATTACACAGTATGACATCAAAGGAGTTAATACCCATATTACACAGCATGACATAATTGTGTACATGATATAGGAGTTAATGTTCATATTACACAGTATGACATCAAATGAGTTAATACCCATATTACACAGCATGACATCATTGTGTACATGATATAGGAGTTAATGTTCATATTACACAGTATGACATCAAAGGAGTTAATACCCATATTACACAGCATGACATCATTGTGTACATGATATAGGAGTTAATGTTCATATTACACAGTATGACATCAAAGGAGTTAATACCCATATTACACAGCATGACATCATTGTGGACATGATATAGGAGTTAATGTTCATATTACACAGTATGacattgtgtacatgatatAGGAGTTAATGCCCATATTACATCATTATGTACATGATATAGGAATGACTGCTCATATCACTCTGCCACAAATCATTGTGTATATGATACAACTGTTCACCCTATGACCATATGTACTTTAAAGGGGCAAGTCAAAAACTGTTGGATGATGTTGAGTCTAAAGTGAATGTGAAGATTAAATAGAGGGGATTATCCAAGCTCCTAATCTATATTACCAGAACAAATCACCCTTTTAACAACTTTCACTTCTGGTTGAATGATTTATGGTACAGTAATGCTGCCAGTAGTAGtagccatatttgatttatcAATGCTGTTGACAAATAAACTTATCATCCCATGTATTTACTGTAGTCGGATAATCTCTGATGACAACACAGTTCAACTTTGGAGAAAAATGAATAGTACACATGCCACTGTCTTGTTgctaagatatataaatcagTGAAAGCAACCAATTAGATATCAAATATGGCCATTACCGATGGCAGCAATATGTGTAG
It encodes the following:
- the LOC144446144 gene encoding mitoferrin-1-like yields the protein MMLEEEDMYESLPSTTHVSTHMMAGAMAGIMEHCVMYPVDCVKTRMQNLKPHAKANYRNIVHAFGTIMREEGIFRTVRGVNVVAFGAGPSHALYFASYEKIKKELSKKPGQNPLANAMAGVVATFMHDGVMTPIDVIKQRIQVYSSPHKGVMDCIRTIYRTEGIRAFYRSYTTQLTMNIPFQSIHFMTYEFSQEKLNPKREYCPMTHIMSGAIAGAVAAAITTPLDVCKTLLNTQERCIVSRVESDTISGMMNAFRTVYQCCGFTGYFRGVSARIIYQMPSTALSWSVYEFFKFFINEHKLY